A section of the Arabiibacter massiliensis genome encodes:
- a CDS encoding nitroreductase family protein, whose amino-acid sequence MTEAIFKRASVRRFTDEPVTDDEVRALLRAAMAAPSAGNQQPWEFYVVRDEATRVRLSEATPYAKPAAAAPCVIAACTHTAELHFPMCAPQDMSAAVENLLLEAVELGLGAVWLGVAPEPDRIAAVSKVLGLPEGVEPFALVACGRPAEEPAPKGRDRFDESRIRWIS is encoded by the coding sequence ATGACCGAGGCGATTTTCAAGCGCGCGAGCGTACGCAGGTTCACCGACGAGCCGGTGACGGACGACGAGGTGAGGGCGCTGTTGCGCGCGGCCATGGCGGCACCGTCGGCGGGCAACCAGCAGCCATGGGAGTTCTACGTGGTGCGCGACGAGGCAACGCGCGTCCGTCTGTCCGAGGCGACGCCCTACGCGAAGCCGGCCGCCGCGGCACCGTGCGTCATCGCGGCCTGCACGCACACCGCTGAGCTGCACTTCCCGATGTGCGCCCCGCAGGACATGAGCGCGGCGGTGGAGAATCTCCTGCTTGAGGCCGTGGAGCTGGGCCTTGGTGCCGTGTGGCTGGGCGTCGCGCCGGAACCCGACCGCATTGCCGCCGTGTCCAAGGTGCTCGGCCTGCCGGAAGGCGTCGAACCGTTCGCCCTCGTCGCCTGCGGCCGTCCGGCTGAAGAGCCCGCGCCGAAGGGCCGCGACCGCTTTGACGAGTCCCGCATCCGCTGGATAAGCTAG